CAGGGGGCCATAGTTTTCGATCATTTCCTCGAAGCTGTAGTTGGGATCGCGGGTGCGGCTGTCCACGCCGAATTCCTCGCCGTGGTTGCGGCGCGGGAAGGCCAGGGCGCCCCCGGCATGCTCTTCCTCGGCCAGACCAAACAGGTTGGCGGAATAGCCGATCTGGGTTTTCACTTCCTTCTTGCAGTAACCATAATAGTTGTCGGCAAGAATGGTGACGATAACGCCGCGCTCGTCCCGGGCCGTGATCTTGAAGGCCTGGCCGTCATTGTACAATTCCCCTTCGTCTTTCCAGCACATGCCTTCCCTGCGTTGCCGTTCACTGGCTTCTTCCCACCGGGGCAGGCCCAGTTCCTTCTTCGTGAAGTTCACCAGATGCGGGGCCAGGATCACGCAGCCCGTGTGGCCGGTCCAGTGTTCCACGTCCAGGGCGGAGTCGAACTTGGGCAAATAAGGATTGCCTCCGTTGCCGAAGATGCTTTCCACGAAGTCCAGGTTGCTCACCAGGTTGCCCGGAGCGAAGAAGCGGATTTCCATGGTCTTCTCCGCATCCATTCCGGGAATCTCCGGACACACTACCGGACGCAACAGCAGGGAGACGAACATGCGCGCCGGCGTTTCTTCATCGGCTGTGAAGGGGATGGTGAGCAGGGAATCCGGTGGCGTCAGGGCGCGGCTGAGTAAGGCGGCAAATACGTCCCTGGGAACGGCTTTCTTGTCCCCTGGAATCGGCAATCCCCCCTCGGCAATGTGGAAAGAACCCTTGGTGGTGCGCCGGTCGCTGGCCGGGTTGTGCAAGACGCCCTGCCTGACCCGGTAGCTGGACACGATATCGGATTTGAATTCGTCTTTCCCCATGGGCAGAGACAATTCCCGGGCGACGCCATGCCGGTCCAATACAAAAGTGGTGCTGGGCAGGCGGGGGAGATCCATATCCAGGTCACCCAGATAATCCTGCAGGTAATTCTCGATACGCCGGTCTACGGGACACCGGTAGTCCGTGAGCAACCGATTCTTCTCCCGGTAGGTGCGCAACAAGTCATCAGCGGTGGAGAGAAAGGCTGTGGCATAGCCATCAGCACAGGTCGGCTGGCCGGAAGAGGCCAGCTTGAGATTGATGTACATGTGGAGCTTTTTTCGTTCTTTTTTTGCGCTGGTGTCTGGTGTATCCAGACCGAGAGCCCTTTGGAGATCCATGATCTCGAATACCTCCGGGTAGCACCGCAGAACCCGAAGCCTGGGATTCGGGAAAACATCGGGCGCTGACCACTGTTCAATTGGACAATGAACCGGTAAGGTTGCCCGAAGTGGCGGCCCGGTTCAAGTCTGAAGGCCTTTCAAAACCTTATTGCAGTTATGACTATATGTTTAATTAATCAGCCAAAACAATGAGTAAAGAAAACAACATGAACTGCTGCATTAGGAATGCTGATTGGGGCCGCTGGTGGAGTTGAAGCGACGTATTCAGGCCAGCTACCTGGCTGTGATGCTGATCTGGAGCACCACGCCCCTGGCTATTCAGTGGAGTGCAACGAAGGTCGATTTCCTGTTTGGAGTGTCTTCCAGGATGGTGATTGGACTGGTGATCGCCCTGATGTTGATGCGTTTTCTGGGGCTGTCATTCCATACCCACAGGAAAGCGCTACAGACCTACCTTGCAGCCGGGCTGGGAATATTCGGGGCCATGATCTGTGTGTACTGGGGGGCTCAGTACATTCCTTCAGGATGGATCTCGGTGCTGTTTGGCCTGACCCCCATCATGACGGGTCTGATGGCGCGGCGTTATCTGGGGGAGCATGCCTTGAGTGGTAAGCGCCTGGTGGGGGTGTTCCTGGGGATTGCCGGGCTGGTGGTGGTTTTCTGGGGCAGCTTGCATTTTTCCGCAGACGCCTGGCTGGGTGTGGCAGCGCTGATGATCGCGGTAACCCTGCATTCCGTCAGCACGGTGTGGACCAAAGCGGTAGGTTGGCAGGGACATGGCGTGGAAATTACCGCGGGTGCGCTGGTGGTGGCCGTTCCCCTGTACCTGATTACCTGGTGGCTGTCTGGTGGGCATTGGCCGGAGGTGATTCCCCTCAAGGCAGCGCTTTCCATACTTTATCTGGGGTCGGTGGCAACCGTGTTGGGTTTTGGCGCGTTCTATTATGTACTCCGGCATGTGGATGCCACACGGGTAGCCCTGCTGACCCTGATGACGCCCATTATCGCCCTGTGGCTGGGGAGCTGGCTGAATGAGGAGAAACTGACCTGGATGGTGGTTGCAGGCACTTTGTTGATATTGTCCGGGTTGATACTATACGAGTCTGGAGAAAGACATGGCAAGGGAGCGGGCGGCAAATTGTAGCCGCGCCGTGACATGTCATTTGAAATGCAGAATGAACACCATTGGAAGTCTCGTACACGGCATGCCAGCAGATGGCATGAATGGAACTTAAACCTATGGATTCAGGCAGAAGGGAAAAATGGAAAAGTTGTGGTTATGCCATGCACAAGTGTGAAGGATGAGATTCAGGGAACTGTTGCTGACTAGGGTGTTTGCAGGGCTGTGTGCGCTGAACGTGGTTCGGGCGGATTCGGTTGTAGAGCCTGTACAGCCATTGGCGCCTGCGTCCGGGCTGCGTCCTGAAGTAGTGTCTTTGGGTAAGCGGCTTTTCCACGATCCGCGGTTGTCCAGGGACAATACGGTGAGCTGTGCTCATTGCCACAAGCTTTCCCTGGGGGGTGTTGACAACATGCCGGTTTCCATTGGTATCCGGGGTCAGCAGGGTGGAATCAATGCCCCAACGGTGTTCAATCTCAACAGCCATATTGCTTATTTCTGGGATGGGCGGGCGCCTGACCTGGAATCCCAGATACAAGACCCGTTGCGCAACCCTGTGGAGATGGACAGTGACTGGCCGGAGGTGACCCGGAAGCTAAAACGGGATCCATCCATGCAGGAAGCTTTTGAGAGGGCTTTTCCAAAGGAGGATATCGGCAAGACCACCATTTCCAGGGCGCTGGCGGATTTCATGCGTTCTCTGGTTACCCTCGATTCACCCATGGATCGGTGGCTGCGGGGCGACAAGATGGCACTTACTCCGCAACAGATCAGAGGATACGGACTCTTCAAGGACTATGGTTGTATTGCCTGCCATCAGGGAGCAGCTGTTGGTGGAAACATGTATGCCACCATGGGAGTCATGGGAGACTATTTCAGAAATCGGGGAAAACCCGTGACGGAAAAAGACTATGGACGCTTCAACGTGACCGGCCTCGAAGAGGATCGTCATGTTTTCAAGGTTCCCAGTTTGCGTCTGGTGGCCTGGACCGCGCCTTATTTCCATGATGCCGGCGCTGATACTCTGGAAAAAGCCATAACCATCATGGGGCGTTACCAGCTGGGGCGCGAGATTCCCCCGAAAGACGTGCAGGACATCAAGGCTTTTCTTCTGGGTCTTTCGGGGAAGCATCCTCTGTTCAGGGCTACTGAATGAAGACGCATGGCGCCCGCCGTGGGATGGTTCTGGTGCTGATTTTTGTGGTACTGGTTTCCGGCTATCTGTACGACCGAATCAATGTTCTGAAAGAGCGTAGCGCCTTCTATGGATTGCTGTTCCAGATACAGGAGCAGGACAATCGTCTGTCAAGGGATCTGGAATACATGATTTCCTTCCGTCTGCCTCACTATGATTCCCTGGTTCGAACGAGCAAGAAACTGCAGGAGCTGTTGCATCAGATGCAACGGCAGAACACGCTTCTGAACAATGGGTACATCCGGAAGCTTTCTTCCCAACTTGAACGGTATTTGACAGCCATTGAACGCAAGCTCCATCTGATCGAGCGCACTCAATCCCACGTGGCCCAGGTAAGAAACAGTCTTTTATATCTGCCCAGTCTGCTCGATGAGAAGGAGGATTCCTCTTTGGGAGAGGACAGTGAGAAGCTGTTGTATTCTCTGGTGGTCAATACCTATGCCCACTATATGTTTCCTGACAAGGTATCCGCGGCCAGCCTGGAGAAGATGCTGAGGCCATTGAAGAAACAGGGGCAGACCAACTTACGCAACAGTAGTTTGCTCCGGCATGTCGGGGTAATTCTGGACAACGTTGAAAAAATACATGCCTTGCAGCGCCAGATAGCATCTCTTGAAATCGATGCCAAGCGCTCACGGCTGCGTGATGCTTTTATCGAGCAGCGCGAAGTTGATGACAGGAATGCTCTGTGGCTTGGCGTGCTGTTGCTGGTTACCGTGCTTCTGTTGCTGGCCTGGTTGTGGCGTACCCTGAACGGCCTGGATCAGGCCAGACGTATTTCAGAGCGTTCTCATAGCCGCTTGCAGGATGCCGTGGAAAGTCTTGGAGAAGCTTTTGCTCTGTTCAACAGCGAGCATCGCCTGGTATTGTGGAATGCCACTTTCGAAACCTTTTATCCCTGGTTGAAGGAGAGCCTGAAACCGGGAGCCCGTCTGGATGACTTGTGCAAGCTGAATTGTGCCCGGATGAGTTGCTCCACCATGAGGGGCGAAAAGATCATGGGACAGTGCAGCTTGTACATGGATGAGGATGATCCCTATTACTTCGAGCGATTGGGCAGGGAAAAATGGTATCTGGCCAGCAATCGGCGTACCAAGGAAGGCGGTTTGGTATGTGTGCGTACGGATATCACTGAATCGCGCAGGGCTGAGCAGGAGTTGCAAAAACTGGGCATGGCCCTGGAGCAAAGCCCTGCCTCAGTGGTGATCACCGATACCAATGGCGTTATCGAGTACGTCAATCCCAAATTCGAGGAGGTGTCCGGTTATGCCAGGGAGGAAGCCATAGGCCAGAAACCTTCCCTTCTGAAGAGTGGCGACAAGACCCCGGAAGAGTACGCCGACATGTGGCGTACCTTGAAAGCAGGAAAAGAATGGCGGGGTGTTTTCCACAACCAACGCAAGGATGGCAGCTTGTACTGGGAGTCTGCCAGGATTTCTCCGGTACGTGATGAAGATGGCCAGATCGCCTATTTTATTGGCGTGAAGGAGGACATCACCCAACGGCGCAATGATGAGGAACAAATACGCTATCAGGCCAATTATGATTTGCTCACAGGCCTTCCCAACCGGACCCTGCTCATGGATCGTCTGCGGCAGAATGTGTTGCAGGGACAGCGTGGGAAACGGCCTTTTGTGGTGTTCTTCATCGATTTGGACCGATTCAAGAGTGTCAATGATCTCTACGGTCACGCAGTGGGAGACGAGTTGATGAAAGTGGTGGGCCGTCGTCTGGAGTCGGAGCTGCGGGAAACCGATACGGTGGCCCGTTTCGGCGGTGATGAGTTTGTGGTGCTGCTCATGGGGGTGGACAATGCAGACTTTGCTGCAGTGATAGCCCGCAAACTCATTGATTCACTGTGTCGGCCATTTGTTCTGGGTGAGCGGAAGATAACCATTGGTGCCAGTATTGGTATCACCCTGTTCCCTGCAGATGTGAGCCACGAAACCCATGACAGGGAAAGTATTGTCGGTGCGCTGTTGAGCAACGCCGATATGGCCATGTATCAGGCCAAGGCATTGGGACCCAATCGCTTCCAGTTTTTCGAACAGGAGATGCAGGACAGGGTTAAGAAGCATGTGGCTCTCGAGCAGGATTTGCGCTCGGCGCTCAGGAATGGTGAGCTGCATGTGTTCTACCAGCCCATTATCGAAGCTTACAGCAATGAGATGGTTGGCATGGAAGCACTGATGCGCTGGGAGCACCCCGTACATGGCATGATAAGCCCCGAGCGCTTTATTCCCCTTGCCGAGGAAACCGGACTCATAGGAGAACTGGGAGCCTGGATGTTTGCTGAAGCCTGCCGCCAGGTGCATGAATGGCAGAAGCGTCACCAGGTGTTTGTCAGCCTGTCGGTCAATCTTTCAGTGAGACAGAGAGACAAGGGGTTTGGCGCCGGGATGTTGAAACAGATTCTCGATGAAAGTGGGCTGGACGCTCAGTACCTGATGCTGGAGATCACCGAAAACCTGCTGCTCAAGGAATCCGATCAGGCTATCCAGTGGCTGTATTCGCTCAAGGAATGCGGTGTGAAGCTGGCAATCGACGATTTTGGCACCGGTTATTCTTCCCTGAGCTATTTGAAGCGTTTTCCTGTGGATACCCTCAAGGTGGATCGCAGTTTCATTCAGGATCTGCCTGAGGGTAAGGATGATGTCTCATTGGTTACAGCCATGGTCGCCATGGCGGACAGCCTGGGGATAGGGGTGGTTGCGGAAGGGGTGGAAACCGAAGAACAGCGACTGTTTCTCCGGGAAGTCGGCTGTGATTACATGCAGGGCTTCCTGTTCGGCAAACCGCTTCCTGCGGCGCAAATGGAAGAACGCCTTTCCGGCTCGAAGGTGGCAGCGGAACCCTCATAGGCGGTACGAGGACTCTATCTGCTCCCGGGTCAGTATGCCATAGATGCGCCAGATACCCGGCGCAGACATGCGTCGTACGTACAAGGCCTCGCCTTCACCCTTGTCCAGCTTTTCCAGTGCTTCCTGCAGGGTCTCGTGCAACTGTATGGGGGCAAGTTCGAGACGCTTTCCGGGAATACGATTCAGATCGATGAGGGCGGCATTCTGCTCCTCTTCTTCACCGGAAGCGCCTTCCAGGTTTTCACCTTCCTGCAGGGCTTCCAGATAACCGGCCAGGGCGATGCCGGGCAACAAGGTTCTGGGTTCCTTGTTTTCCACGATGACGATCCAGCGCGGCTTGTTCTCCAGCAATTTTCGGGCTTGTTCCAGGGTGATTTCAGGGGCGCTACGGACAAAGCGCTTGTCCATGACACTGGCCACTCCCATGCGACGCAGTGCAGCGATAACCGGATGCTGCCGGTAATCCAGTCCCTTGGCCTTGAGCATGGTGATGAACAGGGATTCCTGGCCGAACAGTTCGCTGGCAGTGACTCCGGCCACCACTACCACCAGCATGCCTGGCATGATGATCTGTGGGTTGTCCGTCAATTCCAGCAGGGCGGTGAGGGCGGCCAGGGGCGCCTGCAGGCTGGCGCCCATGAGCGCGCTCATGCCCAGCATGGCATAGATACCGGGCTGGATCTCCAGGCCGGGTAGCCACTGGGCCATGATGTGACCGAAGCCCCCTCCCAGGGTGGCGCCAACAAAGAAGGACGGGCCAATCATGCCGCCAGGGACATTCAGAGCCGAGCAGATGCTGGTGGCGATGAGTTTGGCGCCAGCCATGAG
This sequence is a window from Thiolapillus brandeum. Protein-coding genes within it:
- a CDS encoding cytochrome-c peroxidase encodes the protein MRFRELLLTRVFAGLCALNVVRADSVVEPVQPLAPASGLRPEVVSLGKRLFHDPRLSRDNTVSCAHCHKLSLGGVDNMPVSIGIRGQQGGINAPTVFNLNSHIAYFWDGRAPDLESQIQDPLRNPVEMDSDWPEVTRKLKRDPSMQEAFERAFPKEDIGKTTISRALADFMRSLVTLDSPMDRWLRGDKMALTPQQIRGYGLFKDYGCIACHQGAAVGGNMYATMGVMGDYFRNRGKPVTEKDYGRFNVTGLEEDRHVFKVPSLRLVAWTAPYFHDAGADTLEKAITIMGRYQLGREIPPKDVQDIKAFLLGLSGKHPLFRATE
- a CDS encoding DMT family transporter: MGPLVELKRRIQASYLAVMLIWSTTPLAIQWSATKVDFLFGVSSRMVIGLVIALMLMRFLGLSFHTHRKALQTYLAAGLGIFGAMICVYWGAQYIPSGWISVLFGLTPIMTGLMARRYLGEHALSGKRLVGVFLGIAGLVVVFWGSLHFSADAWLGVAALMIAVTLHSVSTVWTKAVGWQGHGVEITAGALVVAVPLYLITWWLSGGHWPEVIPLKAALSILYLGSVATVLGFGAFYYVLRHVDATRVALLTLMTPIIALWLGSWLNEEKLTWMVVAGTLLILSGLILYESGERHGKGAGGKL
- a CDS encoding EAL domain-containing protein — protein: MKTHGARRGMVLVLIFVVLVSGYLYDRINVLKERSAFYGLLFQIQEQDNRLSRDLEYMISFRLPHYDSLVRTSKKLQELLHQMQRQNTLLNNGYIRKLSSQLERYLTAIERKLHLIERTQSHVAQVRNSLLYLPSLLDEKEDSSLGEDSEKLLYSLVVNTYAHYMFPDKVSAASLEKMLRPLKKQGQTNLRNSSLLRHVGVILDNVEKIHALQRQIASLEIDAKRSRLRDAFIEQREVDDRNALWLGVLLLVTVLLLLAWLWRTLNGLDQARRISERSHSRLQDAVESLGEAFALFNSEHRLVLWNATFETFYPWLKESLKPGARLDDLCKLNCARMSCSTMRGEKIMGQCSLYMDEDDPYYFERLGREKWYLASNRRTKEGGLVCVRTDITESRRAEQELQKLGMALEQSPASVVITDTNGVIEYVNPKFEEVSGYAREEAIGQKPSLLKSGDKTPEEYADMWRTLKAGKEWRGVFHNQRKDGSLYWESARISPVRDEDGQIAYFIGVKEDITQRRNDEEQIRYQANYDLLTGLPNRTLLMDRLRQNVLQGQRGKRPFVVFFIDLDRFKSVNDLYGHAVGDELMKVVGRRLESELRETDTVARFGGDEFVVLLMGVDNADFAAVIARKLIDSLCRPFVLGERKITIGASIGITLFPADVSHETHDRESIVGALLSNADMAMYQAKALGPNRFQFFEQEMQDRVKKHVALEQDLRSALRNGELHVFYQPIIEAYSNEMVGMEALMRWEHPVHGMISPERFIPLAEETGLIGELGAWMFAEACRQVHEWQKRHQVFVSLSVNLSVRQRDKGFGAGMLKQILDESGLDAQYLMLEITENLLLKESDQAIQWLYSLKECGVKLAIDDFGTGYSSLSYLKRFPVDTLKVDRSFIQDLPEGKDDVSLVTAMVAMADSLGIGVVAEGVETEEQRLFLREVGCDYMQGFLFGKPLPAAQMEERLSGSKVAAEPS